The DNA segment ATATTTCACACTAGGATGTAAAAAGAAATTTGCAACTTTTTGTGGATTTCTTTGTAAACTCTCCATATAATTTTGTGTGTTTTCTTTCAATTCTTTTTGATTCTTTGGCAGACCATTTTTATGTACATTACTTTTATAATCTTGATTTAAATATTCATCTGGGTTAAATTCAGGAGAGTATGGTGGTAGATAAAATAGTTTTATTTTATCTTTATTCTCTTCTTCCCACTCTTTTACTTTTTTAGCATGATGTACTCTTAGGTTATCTACTATCATAAATACTTTTTTATCATTTGACTTTATTACTTTTTCTAAAAAATCTATAAAATTATCAGTAGCTATTGAATCATCATAAAGTGCAAACATTGATTTACCTGTATTAGTAATAGCACTTATCATATTAACTTTAAACTTTTTAGCTGTATGAGTTAATATTGGTTTTATTTTACTTCCTATTGGTGCATATCCTTTTAGATTACTTGGCAATGAAACACAAGCTGTTTCATCTGCCCACCAAACATCAGCATTATTTATTTTTGCTTCTTTTTTTATCTTTGGGTACTCTATTTCAAGCCAAGCTTTTGTAGCACTATCTTTTCTCTCATAAGCTCTTTTTATTGGCTTTTTAGATGTAAATTGCCATTTAGCTAAATAATCTCCAACAGTTGATATTGGCATATCAACATCAAGTTCTCTCAAAATCAATTGTTTTACTGCTTCCCTTGTCCATAGGGCAAATTTAAATTTTAGCTGTTCTGGTGTTGTATCTATTAGCATACTAATAATTCTTGATTCTTGTTCATCACTAAGGCGTTTACCACTCTTTTTTGGTCTACCTGTCTTTTGAACTTTAAGAGCTTTTTGTCCATCTTTTTTGTATTTACTATACCATCTTGAAGTTGTAATTTTTGATAAACCTAAAATACTAGCTGTCTCAATATTACTAACACCACTCTCTCTTAATTTTATTGCTCTATCCCGAAGATATTGCAATGTTTTTGAATCTACTTTTCTTGCATCATTTTTATCTAATTTTTCCATTAGAAATTGTACCAACAATATCCATAATATTAGTTTAATTTATCGGTGTAGTAATATTGTTGAATCAACTCCTAGTTCTTTTCCAAATATCCAAAGAACTAAAGCAACAGTTGCAAGTCCAGCCATTAAATATTCTTTAAATGTAACAGAACCTAATTTTTTTAATTCTTCTGCTGCCCAAGTTGGAGCTTCTGGAGATCTTTTTTGTGTTGGTGGATATAAAACATAAGTAAGCCAAGGTGTTAATAAAAACATTGGAATCATTAATGGAAGCATTATTGTTGCCCATTCCATCCATGTTATAGCATGGCTAGTACTTTTTGCAATCAAATCAACTGCTAGTAAGTTCGGAGCAAGAGCTGTTAAAAACATTGAACTTGTTACACAAGTTGATGCAATTGCAACCCAAGATATATAAGCACCAATTTTTCTTGGTTCATTATCTGGTAAAGAGTTGAAAATTTGTGGAATATTAATAGCTACAGGATATATACTTCCTCCACTTCTTGCTGTATTGGATGGCATAAATGGAGCTAAAATTAAATCAGAGAAAGCAACAGCATATCCTAATCCTAAAGTACTTTTTCCCATATATTTAACCATAAGTAATGATACTCTTTTTCCAAGACCTGTTTTTTTATAACCTTCTGCAAACATAAATGCTGCAAAAATTAGCCAAATAACACTATTTGAAAAACCACTTAGTGCCCATTTTACACTCTCTTTAGAATCTCCAACTAAACCTAAAAGTGCAACTACTGAAATGGCAGTAAATCCCACTAAAGCTGCTGGTACAGGCTCAAGAATTAACCCAATAACTACTCCTAAAAATATTGCTAAAAAATGCCATGCATTTTGTGACAAACCTTCTGGAGCAGGTATAAACCATAAAACTAGAACTACTAGCACAGGTGCTAATAATTTTAAACTCCTTGTAGACATAAATCCTCCTAATAAAAATATTAAATTATTATAATATAATTTTCTAATAAATAATTTTAAGTTGATATTAAAAAATAGTTATTTAACAAATCTTTGATATACTTTATTAAAATTTATGGAGGGTAATAATGAAAGTAATACTATTATTTTCTTTAATATTTATAGAATTATTTGCAAATGAATGGAAAATACAAAATGATCCATATTATAAACATAAGGTCACACAATTTGAAATGTTAAAAGATAAAAGTGATGCTAAAATTGTGATGCTTGGAGACTCTATTACTGATGAGGGTGAATGGAGTGAGTTATGGGGTAAAGTTGTACAAAATAGGGGTATTAGTGGAGATACTACTAGTGGAGTTTTAGATAGACTTTATACAATTAGTCCAAGTATAGAAGAAGTTTATATAATGATAGGTGTTAATGATATTATGCGTGGTGCAAAAGCGCAAGATGTATATTTAAACTATGAAAAGATAGTTCAATTCTTCCAAAAAAAAGGTATTAAAGTAAATATTCAATCTACTTTATACATAGGTGAGAGTAGAAAAAAAGATTTCAATGTAGAAGTTGAAAAATTAAATGAAAAATTAAAACTATTTGCTAAACAAAACAATATAAGATTTATAGATTTGAATCAAATTTTATCATCAAATAAAGTTTTGAAAGCAGATTTTACAAAAGATGATTTACATTTAAATGGAGATGCTTATAAACTTTGGATAGCAGAGATAAAGTAGTATGTTAATAAAAAGTAGTGGTGTAAAATTTTTATCATTTTTTATATCATTTTTCTTCATAATTTATCTACTCTACTTAATTTACATATCATTTTTTGTAGTTAAAAATCAGTTTATGGATATAGGAGACTCAACTTATGTAAATCAAGTTAGAGTTGATGAATATACTAAAAATCTAAGTGATCATTTAACAAAAGATTGTAATAAAGATCAGGTTTGTGAAGTTAAAAATATATTAAACTTTGTAACAAATATACCATATAAAATAAATGATAGTATTGCAAGAACTCCAAAAAAAGTTGTAGAACAAAATTTTGGAGATTGTGATGATAAATCAAATTTGTTAATATCACTTTTAAGACAAAAAGATTATGAAGCTTATTTTGTATTAGTTCCTGAACATATATTTGTCATAGTAAATCTTCAAAATATAAATTTAGGTAAACCAACTTTATATATTAATGATAAAAAATTTTATATTTTAGAAAGTACAGCAACAAATTCAGAAATTGGATTTGATTTGAAATATAAATTAGATGAAATTGAAGCTGTGATTGATCCATTTATAAATAAAAAATTGATTATAGATAAATTAGATTATAAGTAGAGGAAAAAAGTGAAAACTATTATAATAACTGGTGCTTCAAATGGTATTGGGAAAGTTTTAGCTGAGAAATTAAGAAATAAGTATCATATTATAAATATTGATATTATTGAAAATAATATAGATAAAGTTGCTTTTCACAAATGTGATTTATCAAATAAGTTTGAGCTTTTAGAAACTATAAAAAAAATAAAAAATAGTATAGATTCTCTTTATGCAATTATAAATAATGCAGCAAAATTTACACAAAAAAATATAAGCGAACAAAGTATAGAAGAGTGGGAAAATATAATTTCTATAAATTTAACGGCACCTTATATACTATCAAAAGAGTTTGCAGAACTTTTAAAAAAATCAAAAGGACATATCATAAATATCTCTTCAACTAGAGCAATTATGAGTGAAGAGGGTACAGAAGCTTATAGTGCTTCAAAAGGAGGTATTAGTTCATTAACTCATTCTTTAGCGATATCCTTATCTCCTGAAATAAAGGTAAATTCAATAACTCCTGGATGGATAAATGTTGATAAAAATTATAAACCAACAAAACTAGATAATGAACAGCATCCTACAAATAGAGTAGGTGATGCACAAGATATTTTAGATGTAGTTAATTTTTTATTGAAAAATAGAGGTTTTATAACTGCTAGTAATTTTGTTGTTGATGGTGGAATGACAAAAAAAATGATTTATGTTTAATTTTATAAAGGTAATAGATGACTTATGAAGAGTGGTTTTTAAAACAAGGAGAATTGCATGCAAATGTAATGAAAAAATTGGAAGGGAATACTAAACAAGAGATAATTGAATATTTTAGATTTGAAAATATGGTTAAGAATGAACCAGATTTTTGTCCTTTGTATAAAGATAATAAGAAATGCCATGATATGGAAGATTTAAATTGTTATTTATGTGCTTGCCCTCATTTTAGATTTGATGATAATGGATTTAAAAAAAATCCTGATGGAAAAGTACTTTATTCAGTTTGTAGCATAAATTCTAAAAAAGGAAGTGAATATGTGGGTGATAACTATATTCATCAAAATTGTTCAGATTGTATAGTTCCACATAAAAGAAAATATATAGAAAAGAATTTTCATAGAAATTGGTTTGAAATTATGAAAGATGTTAGAAGTAAATAACTATTTTTCCATATCTATTATAAAGTAATTGTATCCATCTTTATGTTTATAAACTAATTTATATTTATGAAGATTTACAATTGCTTTAACAATATAAAGTCCTAGTCCAAATCCATTACTTCTTTTTTCTTCTTGATAGAATGCATCAGTATAATAATCTAAACTATTTTTAAGGGCTTCTCCTTTTGAAGCAACTTTTATACTTTTGTTGTTGGCTTCAATTTTCGCTTTTTTATCTGTACTAAATTTTAGTGCATTGTCTATTAAGTTTTTTAGAGCAATAGACATCATATAAATATCAACATTGAATGTGAAATTTTCTATATTTTTTTCAATATTGTTAGGATTAATTAGCATTAAATCTATAGTTTTATCAAATATTGTAAGAAAATCAACATCTTCTTTATAAATCATGGTGTTTTTTGAAGTAAGTTTTTCTACAGTTGCTAACTCTTTTATAATATCATCCATTCTTCTAAAAGCTTTTTGAAGATTATCTCTAGTTTTTTCATTTTCTAAGGTTTCTGCTATGAACATAGCCTTTGTTATAGGAGTTTTTAACTCATGCATCATATTTCTCATAAATAAATCTTTTGATTTTGATTGATTATTTATAATATTTATAGCTTCATTAAAACTTCTTGCAATTGTTCCAATTTCATCATTTCCAGTATAATTTAGCTTTATATCTTTATTACCTTTTGAAAATTCAATAATTTGTCTATTTAGAATTTTAAGTGGTTTTAGTTTTCTAGTTAAAATTTCATACAAAATTAAAAATATTAAAAGTGCTAAAATAAATCCAGCTGATATAAAAGCAATACTATAATTATGATATTTTGTATCTTTTAGCATAATATTGTAACCATATTGTTGTACATAAATATAAAATGTTTCATCATATTTATAAACTCTATATGTACCCAAATAATTTTGCGTAATAGTTAATTCTTGAGCATTATTTATAATTTCTAATATTCTGTCTCTATTATCAATAGGTCTAATATTAAACTTTTTATATAAATCTACGAGTCTCTCTTTTGTTGGATGATCTTGGAAAAGTATTAAGAAATTTTCAGCAATCATCTCATATCTATTTTGTAAATTAGAATCATGTCTTTCTTTATCATATCTTATAAACATTGCAAATGTAACAAAGATAGATATAAAAGCCAGAGTAAAGATAATATTTACAAAAGTATTGATAGAGATATTTTTTATCATATTAGTTGATAACCAATACCTCTAACTGATCTAATATATTGTCTGCTATCATCAATATTTGATAATTTTGTTCTTATTCTAGAAATTATTACATCGATATTTTTTAAAGATGAATCATCTTCTATATTATCACTTGTGTAAATAAAATCTTCTCTTGATACAACACCATGATTTCTTTGAATTAAAAGTTTTAAAATATCATACTCCGCCAGAGTCAAATTTAATGCAACATTTTTGAATATGATTTGTAAGTCACTCTCTCTTAGTTCAAAAATTTGATCCTCTTGATTTTTATTACTATTTGATTTCGAATCAACTCTTTTTAAAATAGTTTTAATTCTAGCTTGAAGTTCTCTTGGATTGTAAGGTTTTGGTAAATAATCATCAGCTCCACGCTCTAATCCCATAACTTTATCTAAGATGTCATCTCTTGCAGAGCTTATTATTATAGGAATATTTGATTTTTCTCTAATTTTTGGAATCAATTCTAATCCATCTATTTCAGGAAGAGTTAAATCCAGAATTAATAATTCATAATCTTTGTTTAAATCAAGCATAGATAACCCATTATAAGGGCTATCTGTAGTTGTAACATCTATATCAAATGATCTTAAATAATCCGTAATGATTTGAGCTAATTCTAAATCATCTTCTATCATAAGTATTTTAATGATGATATATCCTTTTTATTTAATTACAAACATTATAGTTTGTCCATATCTATTTACATAAATTCTTTTATGTTTATCATTGTATTTTTTAAGTGCTGTTTCAATATTTGTGAAGTTTTTAACCTCTACATCTTCTATTTGTATAATTATATCTCCAGCTAAGAAACCAGCCTTTTCAGCTTTAGATTTCGGTTCTACATCTGTTATTAAAACACCACTAGCATCTGGAGAAAGTCTATACTTCTTTATAACTTCATTAGTTATATTATTTAGCTTTAATCCACCAAGCAAAGTATTAACTTCAGTTTGAACTCCAACCAAGCTAGTTCTATCTCCTAAAATTATATCTAAACTTATATCTTTTCCATCTCTTTCAATTTCTAAATTGATTTTTTCATTTGGTTTAAATGATGCAATTGTATTTTGTAATGCATTTCTATCTTTTATTGATTTACCATTTATAGAGTAGATTAAATCTCCTCTTTTTAAACCATATTTAGCAGCTGGTGTATCACTAGATATATCTAAAACAACAGCTCCTTCTTTTCTTTTATATACTAGTTTAGAATCTTTTTCAAGTTCACCTATCGCAACTCCTAAATAACCTCTTACAACTTTACCATCTACTACAAGTTTAGTTACTACATCTTTTACCATATCAACAGGAATTGCAAATCCTATTCCATCATTTCCACCACTTTTTGATAAAATTGCAGTATTTATTCCTATTAGTGCCCCTCTACTATCTACTAATGCTCCACCACTATTTCCAGGATTTATAGATGCATCAGTTTGAATGTAGTTTTCATATTTATTAATTCCTACTTTATCTTTATTTAAAGCGGAGATAATACCCATTGTTACAGTATTACCAACACCAAAAGGATTTCCAATAGCAAAAGTTACATCTCCGATTTGAAGAGAGTTAGAATCTGCTAATTTTATAGGAGTTAGTGGTTTACTAGAATCAATTTTTATTACAGCAATATCGCTATCCCCATCTTTTCCAATTAATTTTGCAGAATATTCTGTAGGATCATCCCCAATTGTTACGCTTATTTCATCTGCATTTTCAACAACGTGGTTATTTGTTACAATGTATCCATCTTTTGTAACAATAACTCCAGAACCAAGTGATCTTTGAACTCTATTTTGTTTAAATTGATTTGAGAACTCTTCTCCAAAAAATTTTCTAAAAAATGGGTCATCGAACATTTGCATAGGAAGATTATCAATATTTGAATCTACACTTCTTTTTGCTGAGATATTAACAATAGAATTTACGGATGATTTTATACTATTATTAAAAGATAAAATTTCAGAAGTAGAGTTTGGGGCTATTCTCTGTGGACTTTTATCCACCTCTTCAAATTCAATAGTTTTTGCAAAAAGTGAAGTAGCCAATACAATAGATGTAAAAAATAGTTTTTTATTCAAATTAGAATCCTTAAATATAAAAATTTATAATACAAGAAATATAGCAAATCAATGTAAACTATTTTACAATAAAAAGTTAATCAAGAGTAAATTTAAAATAGGCAAAAAGCCTATTTTAAATTACAGATCAGTTTTTAAAATAGCACCACTACTTGCATTTGTAACTAAAGCTCTATATTGTCCTAACCATGAAGATTTAATTGGTTTTTTAACAGGTACAAATTCGTCTCTTCTTTGAGCAATTTCTTCAAATGTTAAATTTACACTTAAAATATATTTGTCAACATCGATATGAATTTCATCACCGTCTTTTAATAAACCAATCATTCCACCCTCTGCAGCCTCTGGAGAAACGTGACCAATAGATGCTCCTCTTGTAGCACCACTAAATCTTCCATCAGTTATAAGTGCAACTTTATCTCCTAGACCCATTCCCATAATAAGACTTGTAGGAGCTAGCATCTCTTGCATTCCAGGACCACCTTTTGGACCTTCATATCTAATAACTACAACATCTCCAGCTTTTACTTTACCACTTATAATTCCTTTAATAGCTTC comes from the Aliarcobacter cibarius genome and includes:
- a CDS encoding IS630 family transposase, which translates into the protein MEKLDKNDARKVDSKTLQYLRDRAIKLRESGVSNIETASILGLSKITTSRWYSKYKKDGQKALKVQKTGRPKKSGKRLSDEQESRIISMLIDTTPEQLKFKFALWTREAVKQLILRELDVDMPISTVGDYLAKWQFTSKKPIKRAYERKDSATKAWLEIEYPKIKKEAKINNADVWWADETACVSLPSNLKGYAPIGSKIKPILTHTAKKFKVNMISAITNTGKSMFALYDDSIATDNFIDFLEKVIKSNDKKVFMIVDNLRVHHAKKVKEWEEENKDKIKLFYLPPYSPEFNPDEYLNQDYKSNVHKNGLPKNQKELKENTQNYMESLQRNPQKVANFFLHPSVKYAS
- a CDS encoding DASS family sodium-coupled anion symporter; the encoded protein is MSTRSLKLLAPVLVVLVLWFIPAPEGLSQNAWHFLAIFLGVVIGLILEPVPAALVGFTAISVVALLGLVGDSKESVKWALSGFSNSVIWLIFAAFMFAEGYKKTGLGKRVSLLMVKYMGKSTLGLGYAVAFSDLILAPFMPSNTARSGGSIYPVAINIPQIFNSLPDNEPRKIGAYISWVAIASTCVTSSMFLTALAPNLLAVDLIAKSTSHAITWMEWATIMLPLMIPMFLLTPWLTYVLYPPTQKRSPEAPTWAAEELKKLGSVTFKEYLMAGLATVALVLWIFGKELGVDSTILLHR
- a CDS encoding GDSL-type esterase/lipase family protein codes for the protein MKVILLFSLIFIELFANEWKIQNDPYYKHKVTQFEMLKDKSDAKIVMLGDSITDEGEWSELWGKVVQNRGISGDTTSGVLDRLYTISPSIEEVYIMIGVNDIMRGAKAQDVYLNYEKIVQFFQKKGIKVNIQSTLYIGESRKKDFNVEVEKLNEKLKLFAKQNNIRFIDLNQILSSNKVLKADFTKDDLHLNGDAYKLWIAEIK
- a CDS encoding transglutaminase domain-containing protein; its protein translation is MDIGDSTYVNQVRVDEYTKNLSDHLTKDCNKDQVCEVKNILNFVTNIPYKINDSIARTPKKVVEQNFGDCDDKSNLLISLLRQKDYEAYFVLVPEHIFVIVNLQNINLGKPTLYINDKKFYILESTATNSEIGFDLKYKLDEIEAVIDPFINKKLIIDKLDYK
- a CDS encoding SDR family oxidoreductase; this encodes MKTIIITGASNGIGKVLAEKLRNKYHIINIDIIENNIDKVAFHKCDLSNKFELLETIKKIKNSIDSLYAIINNAAKFTQKNISEQSIEEWENIISINLTAPYILSKEFAELLKKSKGHIINISSTRAIMSEEGTEAYSASKGGISSLTHSLAISLSPEIKVNSITPGWINVDKNYKPTKLDNEQHPTNRVGDAQDILDVVNFLLKNRGFITASNFVVDGGMTKKMIYV
- a CDS encoding ArsS family sensor histidine kinase; its protein translation is MIKNISINTFVNIIFTLAFISIFVTFAMFIRYDKERHDSNLQNRYEMIAENFLILFQDHPTKERLVDLYKKFNIRPIDNRDRILEIINNAQELTITQNYLGTYRVYKYDETFYIYVQQYGYNIMLKDTKYHNYSIAFISAGFILALLIFLILYEILTRKLKPLKILNRQIIEFSKGNKDIKLNYTGNDEIGTIARSFNEAINIINNQSKSKDLFMRNMMHELKTPITKAMFIAETLENEKTRDNLQKAFRRMDDIIKELATVEKLTSKNTMIYKEDVDFLTIFDKTIDLMLINPNNIEKNIENFTFNVDIYMMSIALKNLIDNALKFSTDKKAKIEANNKSIKVASKGEALKNSLDYYTDAFYQEEKRSNGFGLGLYIVKAIVNLHKYKLVYKHKDGYNYFIIDMEK
- a CDS encoding response regulator transcription factor: MIKILMIEDDLELAQIITDYLRSFDIDVTTTDSPYNGLSMLDLNKDYELLILDLTLPEIDGLELIPKIREKSNIPIIISSARDDILDKVMGLERGADDYLPKPYNPRELQARIKTILKRVDSKSNSNKNQEDQIFELRESDLQIIFKNVALNLTLAEYDILKLLIQRNHGVVSREDFIYTSDNIEDDSSLKNIDVIISRIRTKLSNIDDSRQYIRSVRGIGYQLI
- a CDS encoding Do family serine endopeptidase, translated to MNKKLFFTSIVLATSLFAKTIEFEEVDKSPQRIAPNSTSEILSFNNSIKSSVNSIVNISAKRSVDSNIDNLPMQMFDDPFFRKFFGEEFSNQFKQNRVQRSLGSGVIVTKDGYIVTNNHVVENADEISVTIGDDPTEYSAKLIGKDGDSDIAVIKIDSSKPLTPIKLADSNSLQIGDVTFAIGNPFGVGNTVTMGIISALNKDKVGINKYENYIQTDASINPGNSGGALVDSRGALIGINTAILSKSGGNDGIGFAIPVDMVKDVVTKLVVDGKVVRGYLGVAIGELEKDSKLVYKRKEGAVVLDISSDTPAAKYGLKRGDLIYSINGKSIKDRNALQNTIASFKPNEKINLEIERDGKDISLDIILGDRTSLVGVQTEVNTLLGGLKLNNITNEVIKKYRLSPDASGVLITDVEPKSKAEKAGFLAGDIIIQIEDVEVKNFTNIETALKKYNDKHKRIYVNRYGQTIMFVIK